One segment of Gemmatimonadaceae bacterium DNA contains the following:
- a CDS encoding cobalamin B12-binding domain-containing protein: MTRPIRILVAKPGLDGHDRGAKVVAAALRDAGMEVIYTGLHQTPEMIATAAVQEDVDVVGLSILSGAHMTLFPRVVELLREQGRDDILITGGGILPKEDMEALQAMGIGKLFGPGTHTSELIAYIKDWFAQRQEQEA, encoded by the coding sequence ATGACCCGCCCTATCCGCATCCTCGTAGCCAAGCCGGGCCTCGACGGCCACGACCGCGGCGCCAAGGTCGTCGCCGCGGCGCTCCGCGACGCCGGCATGGAAGTCATCTACACGGGCCTGCACCAGACACCCGAGATGATCGCCACCGCGGCGGTCCAGGAAGACGTGGACGTCGTGGGCCTCTCCATCCTGAGCGGCGCGCACATGACGCTCTTCCCGCGCGTGGTGGAGCTCCTCCGCGAGCAGGGGCGCGACGACATCCTCATCACCGGCGGCGGGATCCTCCCCAAGGAAGACATGGAGGCGCTCCAGGCCATGGGGATCGGGAAGCTGTTCGGCCCTGGCACGCACACCAGCGAGCTGATCGCCTACATAAAGGATTGGTTCGCCCAGCGGCAGGAGCAGGAAGCCTAG
- a CDS encoding transporter substrate-binding domain-containing protein codes for MTRTRTPLKPGRFALLVLLTGIFGCGEMPFLSQAIYKAQRRAKMGPSIQRDLPAIAQRDTLVVIAPYNSTTYFLYRAEPMGYEYELLKKFAEDLDVKLRMLVVTERDSMFKLLRAGKGDIVAARLVAAPEDSGVVAYTRALYATNPVLVQISTSPPAVVVADTAPALGGAAKPATPPPITPARVRQVQRPSQLQGQRVDVPEQSPYTRTLIELADTLTGDIYVVEVDATSEALIRAVSEGTIRYTVAQGNLADISSDHYTNIAVRPALGEAAPIAWAVRPNAPQLLARLNQWLDDEQNAATLKNLYTKYFVHSAGYHQRLESPFLASETGTLSEYDTLFKEGAKKIGWDWRLLASQAYQESKFQPRARSWAGATGLLQLMPRTAAEFKVRNATDPEENVAGAVRFLDWLTNYWTKRIEDPDERLKFILASYNTGSGHVEDAQRLARQAGDDPTKWADVSYWLLQKSKREVYTNPVVKYGYSRGIEPVNYVAIILERFQHYRQAGND; via the coding sequence GTGACTCGCACACGCACACCCCTAAAGCCCGGTCGATTCGCGCTGCTCGTCCTCCTGACTGGAATCTTCGGCTGCGGGGAGATGCCGTTCCTCTCCCAGGCGATCTACAAAGCGCAGCGCAGGGCGAAGATGGGTCCCTCGATCCAGCGCGACCTCCCGGCCATCGCGCAGCGCGACACGCTGGTGGTCATCGCTCCGTACAACTCGACCACTTACTTCCTGTACCGTGCCGAGCCGATGGGCTACGAGTACGAGCTGCTGAAGAAGTTCGCGGAAGATCTGGACGTGAAGCTGCGGATGCTGGTGGTGACGGAGCGCGACAGCATGTTCAAGCTCCTGCGCGCGGGGAAGGGCGACATCGTCGCGGCGCGCCTCGTTGCCGCGCCGGAAGATTCGGGAGTGGTGGCGTACACCCGCGCGCTATACGCCACGAACCCGGTACTGGTGCAGATATCCACCAGCCCGCCGGCGGTCGTCGTCGCGGACACTGCTCCGGCGCTTGGCGGCGCGGCGAAGCCCGCCACGCCTCCCCCCATCACGCCGGCGCGCGTGCGGCAGGTCCAGCGGCCGTCGCAGCTCCAGGGGCAGCGCGTGGACGTCCCCGAGCAGTCACCCTATACGCGTACGCTGATCGAGCTGGCCGATACGCTGACCGGCGACATTTACGTGGTCGAGGTAGATGCAACCTCCGAAGCGCTGATCCGCGCGGTCTCCGAGGGCACCATCCGGTACACGGTCGCGCAGGGGAACCTCGCCGACATATCCAGCGACCACTACACGAACATCGCGGTCCGCCCCGCCCTCGGCGAAGCCGCGCCCATCGCGTGGGCGGTGCGCCCGAACGCGCCGCAGCTGCTCGCGCGGCTCAACCAGTGGCTGGACGACGAGCAGAACGCGGCGACGCTCAAGAACCTGTACACCAAGTACTTCGTGCACAGCGCGGGTTATCACCAGCGGCTCGAAAGCCCGTTCCTCGCGTCCGAGACCGGAACCCTGTCGGAGTACGACACGCTGTTCAAGGAAGGAGCGAAGAAGATCGGCTGGGACTGGCGGCTGCTGGCGTCGCAGGCGTACCAGGAATCCAAGTTCCAGCCGCGCGCCCGGTCGTGGGCGGGCGCTACCGGCCTGCTCCAGCTCATGCCGAGGACGGCCGCGGAGTTCAAGGTGCGCAACGCCACCGATCCCGAGGAGAACGTCGCCGGCGCCGTGCGCTTCCTCGACTGGCTGACGAACTACTGGACCAAGCGGATCGAGGACCCGGACGAGCGGCTCAAGTTCATCCTCGCGTCGTACAACACCGGCTCCGGCCACGTGGAGGACGCGCAGCGGCTCGCTAGGCAGGCCGGCGACGACCCGACGAAATGGGCGGACGTCTCCTACTGGCTGCTGCAGAAGTCCAAGCGCGAGGTGTACACCAATCCCGTCGTGAAATACGGCTACTCCCGTGGCATCGAGCCGGTGAACTACGTCGCGATCATCCTCGAGCGTTTTCAGCACTACCGACAGGCCGGGAACGACTAG
- a CDS encoding sensor histidine kinase: MPGDSLHTLASEVANLLRGSKDELVSRWLERISARVSLAPNKIFPTDDLLNHVPLLIEGIADFLERPDDPDDGTAMSAKAMELGALRHAQGFDAYQILKEYEILGGVVFSFLYEAVEEARLEAPRRDFLRCWQRVGQAIEVIRQATMTHFLRLSAEKVKEREEQLRKFNRTVSHELKNRVGAIRGAAHLLQEDWLEPPQRQRFQRMLLENSDSLQRAFLNLVSLSQIETDSRQRRNVLLPQAAAEVVRQLRDAARAASVQVELADDLPPVEVDAGAVELCLMNYISNSIKYSDKQAERRWVRIEGGFRFEDTSVTGGLSGELTVRVRDNGIGVPEKARSELFGEFFRAHAATVTGIEGSGLGLSIVRETVESLGGCAWAEFPAEGGSVFAFALPSRREEDAAAAGTRRPEGGK, from the coding sequence TTGCCCGGTGACTCCCTTCACACGCTGGCCTCCGAGGTCGCCAACCTGCTGCGCGGCTCGAAGGACGAGCTCGTTTCCCGTTGGCTGGAGCGGATCAGCGCGAGAGTGTCGCTGGCCCCGAACAAGATCTTTCCGACCGACGACCTGCTGAATCACGTTCCGCTGCTCATCGAGGGGATCGCCGACTTCCTGGAGCGGCCCGACGACCCCGACGACGGCACGGCGATGTCGGCCAAGGCCATGGAGCTGGGCGCGCTGCGCCACGCGCAGGGGTTCGACGCCTACCAGATCCTCAAGGAGTACGAGATCCTCGGCGGCGTCGTCTTCTCCTTCCTGTACGAGGCGGTCGAAGAAGCGCGCCTGGAAGCACCGCGCCGTGATTTTCTGCGCTGCTGGCAGCGCGTAGGACAGGCGATCGAAGTGATCCGCCAGGCCACGATGACGCACTTCCTCCGGCTCTCGGCGGAGAAGGTGAAGGAGCGCGAGGAGCAGCTCCGCAAATTCAACCGAACCGTGTCGCACGAGCTGAAGAATCGCGTGGGCGCGATCCGCGGCGCGGCGCACCTGCTCCAGGAGGACTGGCTCGAGCCGCCGCAGCGGCAGCGCTTTCAGCGCATGCTGCTGGAGAACTCCGATTCGCTGCAGCGGGCCTTCCTGAACCTGGTCTCGCTGTCGCAGATCGAGACCGACTCCCGCCAGCGGCGGAACGTGCTGCTCCCTCAGGCCGCGGCCGAAGTGGTGCGGCAGCTGCGCGACGCGGCCCGGGCGGCGTCGGTTCAGGTGGAGCTGGCCGACGATCTTCCCCCGGTCGAGGTGGACGCCGGCGCGGTCGAGCTGTGCCTGATGAACTACATCTCGAACTCGATCAAGTACAGCGACAAGCAGGCCGAGCGGCGGTGGGTGCGGATCGAGGGGGGTTTCCGCTTCGAGGACACGAGCGTGACCGGCGGGCTGAGCGGCGAGCTGACCGTCCGCGTCCGCGACAACGGTATCGGCGTGCCGGAGAAGGCGCGCTCCGAGCTGTTCGGGGAATTTTTTCGGGCGCACGCGGCAACCGTCACCGGTATCGAAGGCTCCGGGCTCGGCTTGAGCATCGTGCGCGAGACGGTCGAGTCGCTCGGCGGATGCGCCTGGGCGGAGTTTCCCGCCGAGGGCGGGTCGGTGTTCGCGTTCGCGCTCCCGTCGCGGCGGGAGGAGGACGCGGCCGCCGCGGGTACGCGCCGGCCGGAGGGAGGGAAGTGA
- a CDS encoding acyl-CoA carboxylase subunit beta: MSARLRELSAAVRKLEGQIAKGGGAERTLKVHKQGKLTARERIEGLRDEGTRFLEIGMLVAHDKYDGQAPAAGVVTGIGAVQGRLCVMVANDPTVKAGSWWPETIPKILRAQEIAMRCRIPIIYLVDSAGVNLPYQGGVFPGQYGAARIFYYNSIMRRYLRVPQLAAVMGQCVAGGAYLPALSDVILMVKGTSFMGLAGPNLVKGATGEVVDSETLGGAVMHTQVSGVAHYAVESDAECLERLRELVGQLPLQLPVSADDEDASTTDASSSSTNAEALYDLLPADHRMSYDMHALLRAIVDDGALTEFQPELAKEMICADARIGGIPVGIIANLRELVKRPGEKPRIGGIIYTDSAEKTAFFIERCDKQRLPILFVQDVSGFMVGPEAEQSGIIRAGARFVEAMACARSPKIVLTINHASGAGYYAMAGQGFDPDFIFTWPTGRMGVMEGESAIQAVHGRALETAKTKGSKLPPEVEKSVDEMREDYEHQLDAKYAAARGFVDAIVHPEDTREVLVMALTAALQNAGPHLGAFVL, from the coding sequence GTGAGCGCGCGGCTCCGCGAGCTGAGCGCGGCCGTCCGCAAGCTCGAGGGTCAGATCGCGAAGGGCGGCGGTGCCGAGCGCACGTTGAAGGTGCACAAGCAGGGGAAACTCACCGCGCGCGAGCGGATCGAGGGGCTGCGGGACGAGGGCACGCGCTTTCTCGAGATCGGAATGCTGGTCGCGCACGACAAGTACGACGGCCAGGCGCCGGCGGCGGGCGTGGTGACGGGAATCGGCGCCGTGCAAGGCCGGCTGTGCGTGATGGTCGCCAACGATCCGACGGTGAAAGCGGGCTCGTGGTGGCCCGAGACGATCCCCAAGATTCTCCGCGCCCAGGAGATCGCGATGCGGTGCCGCATCCCGATCATCTACCTGGTGGATTCCGCCGGCGTGAACCTGCCGTACCAGGGCGGCGTGTTTCCCGGGCAGTACGGCGCGGCGCGGATTTTCTACTACAACTCGATCATGCGCCGCTACCTGCGCGTGCCGCAGCTCGCCGCCGTGATGGGCCAGTGCGTGGCTGGGGGTGCGTACCTCCCCGCGCTGTCCGACGTGATCCTGATGGTGAAAGGGACGTCGTTCATGGGGCTTGCCGGCCCCAATCTGGTCAAGGGCGCGACGGGCGAGGTCGTCGATTCGGAAACGCTGGGCGGCGCAGTAATGCATACGCAAGTGAGCGGTGTGGCTCACTATGCAGTAGAGAGCGATGCCGAGTGTCTCGAGCGTTTGCGGGAGCTGGTCGGCCAACTGCCATTGCAGCTACCCGTGAGTGCAGACGACGAGGACGCATCGACGACAGATGCGTCCTCGTCATCCACCAATGCTGAGGCATTGTACGACCTGCTGCCCGCGGACCACCGGATGTCGTACGACATGCACGCGCTCCTGCGCGCGATCGTGGATGACGGCGCTCTCACGGAGTTTCAGCCGGAGCTGGCCAAGGAGATGATCTGCGCGGACGCGCGGATCGGCGGGATTCCGGTCGGAATCATCGCGAACTTGCGCGAGCTGGTGAAGCGGCCGGGGGAAAAGCCGAGGATCGGCGGAATCATCTACACCGACAGCGCGGAGAAGACCGCGTTCTTCATAGAGCGGTGCGACAAGCAGAGGCTGCCGATCCTGTTCGTGCAGGACGTATCGGGGTTCATGGTGGGCCCGGAGGCGGAGCAGAGCGGGATCATCCGCGCGGGCGCGCGGTTCGTCGAAGCGATGGCCTGCGCGAGATCACCGAAGATCGTGCTCACCATCAACCACGCGTCGGGCGCGGGCTACTACGCCATGGCCGGGCAGGGGTTCGATCCGGATTTCATCTTCACCTGGCCGACCGGGCGAATGGGCGTGATGGAGGGCGAGTCGGCAATCCAGGCGGTGCACGGGCGAGCGCTGGAGACGGCGAAGACGAAAGGGAGCAAGCTCCCGCCTGAGGTCGAGAAGTCGGTGGACGAGATGCGCGAGGATTACGAGCACCAGCTCGACGCGAAGTACGCGGCGGCGCGCGGGTTCGTGGACGCGATCGTGCATCCGGAAGACACGCGCGAAGTGCTGGTGATGGCGTTGACGGCCGCTCTCCAGAACGCCGGTCCACACCTTGGAGCCTTCGTTCTGTGA
- a CDS encoding acyclic terpene utilization AtuA family protein, which yields MKQIVRVAAGQGFWGDDLDAPRRQADGGEIDYLMLDYLAEVTMSILQKQKERDPAMGYARDFVGAIESVLPAITERGVRVIANAGGVNPPACAAAVLEMAQARGAAGKLKVGVVTGDDLLPRIDELISAGHELANMDTGEPLSQVRGDVIAANAYIGSEPIVEALARGASVVITGRSTDTALTMAPLRHEFGWAADDWDKLAAGIVAGHIIECGAQCSGGNCMHDWRNIPDLANVGYPIAEAAADGTFTITKHAGTGGRVSVPTVTEQLVYEMGDPTSYITPDVVADFTTIQLEQAGENRVRVHGIKGRPPTDKLKVSIAYRAGFKAVGTLVYVWPDAVDKARAAERILRERLDRLGLRFDHILAELVGHSSTHGPLAGAAGEVPEVQLRFGVRGPDRKAVERFTREIAPLVLNGPPSVTGFAGGRPKVEEIVAYWPALIDKTQVRTQVEVIA from the coding sequence GTGAAGCAGATCGTTCGCGTCGCGGCGGGGCAGGGTTTCTGGGGCGACGATTTGGACGCGCCGCGCAGGCAGGCGGATGGCGGGGAGATCGACTACCTCATGCTCGACTACCTCGCCGAAGTCACCATGAGCATCCTGCAGAAGCAGAAGGAGCGCGATCCCGCGATGGGCTACGCCCGCGATTTCGTGGGCGCGATCGAGAGCGTGCTGCCCGCGATCACGGAGCGCGGCGTGCGCGTCATCGCGAACGCCGGGGGCGTGAATCCGCCGGCGTGCGCCGCGGCGGTGCTGGAGATGGCGCAGGCGCGCGGCGCGGCGGGCAAGCTGAAGGTCGGCGTCGTCACGGGCGACGACCTCCTGCCGCGCATCGATGAGCTGATCTCCGCGGGGCACGAGCTGGCGAACATGGACACCGGCGAGCCGCTCAGCCAGGTGCGGGGCGACGTGATCGCTGCCAACGCGTACATCGGGTCGGAGCCGATCGTGGAAGCGCTGGCACGCGGCGCGAGCGTCGTCATCACCGGCCGCTCAACCGATACCGCGCTGACGATGGCGCCGCTGCGGCACGAGTTCGGCTGGGCCGCCGATGACTGGGACAAGCTCGCCGCCGGCATCGTCGCGGGGCACATCATCGAGTGCGGCGCGCAGTGCTCGGGCGGCAACTGCATGCACGACTGGCGCAACATTCCCGATCTCGCGAACGTCGGCTACCCGATCGCCGAGGCGGCGGCCGACGGGACGTTCACCATCACGAAGCACGCGGGCACCGGCGGCCGGGTGAGCGTACCGACGGTCACGGAGCAGCTCGTGTACGAGATGGGCGATCCCACGTCGTACATCACTCCCGACGTCGTCGCCGACTTCACGACGATCCAGCTCGAGCAGGCGGGCGAGAATCGCGTCCGCGTGCACGGGATCAAAGGCCGTCCCCCGACGGACAAGCTCAAGGTGTCGATCGCGTATCGCGCGGGCTTCAAGGCGGTCGGCACGCTGGTGTACGTCTGGCCCGACGCCGTCGACAAGGCGCGCGCGGCCGAGCGCATTCTGCGCGAGCGGCTCGACCGGCTGGGGCTGCGGTTCGACCACATTCTCGCGGAGCTGGTGGGGCATTCGTCCACGCACGGTCCTCTGGCGGGCGCGGCCGGCGAGGTGCCGGAGGTGCAGCTCCGCTTCGGCGTGCGCGGGCCCGACAGGAAGGCGGTCGAGCGGTTCACCCGCGAGATCGCGCCGCTGGTGCTGAACGGGCCGCCGAGCGTCACGGGGTTCGCCGGCGGCCGGCCGAAGGTCGAGGAGATCGTGGCGTACTGGCCCGCGCTGATCGACAAGACGCAGGTTCGCACGCAGGTGGAGGTCATCGCGTGA
- a CDS encoding enoyl-CoA hydratase/isomerase family protein: protein MKRVLCEEGGGVANIILARPEKKNALDRVAADELRLCLEHIRESPTVRVVLITGQGNDFCAGADLDALSAMRDATSEQHRADAQALGDVFVAIRSLPQPVVAGVQGHALAGGCGLANACDIALAHENARFGYPEVRVGFVPAMVMTMLRRSAGEKQAFELVATGRLIDAHEAERIGLITRVIAAEKFKDEIEQCAAQLAELPAEAVRLTKRLFYESEGKSFAESLAAGVAGNAEARATAAFREGVARFSRRGKKQ from the coding sequence ATGAAGCGCGTGCTGTGCGAGGAAGGCGGCGGCGTGGCGAACATCATCCTCGCGCGCCCCGAGAAGAAGAACGCGCTGGACCGCGTCGCCGCGGACGAGCTCAGGCTCTGCCTCGAGCACATCCGCGAGTCGCCGACGGTGCGCGTGGTTCTGATAACCGGGCAAGGCAACGACTTCTGCGCCGGCGCCGACCTGGACGCGCTGTCCGCGATGCGCGACGCCACGTCCGAGCAGCACCGCGCGGACGCGCAGGCGCTGGGCGACGTCTTCGTGGCGATCCGGAGCCTGCCGCAGCCGGTCGTCGCCGGGGTGCAGGGACACGCTCTCGCCGGCGGGTGCGGGCTCGCGAACGCGTGCGACATCGCGCTCGCGCACGAGAACGCGCGCTTCGGCTACCCCGAGGTGCGCGTGGGGTTCGTGCCGGCGATGGTGATGACGATGCTCCGCCGCAGCGCGGGGGAGAAGCAGGCGTTCGAGCTGGTTGCGACCGGCCGGCTGATCGACGCGCACGAGGCCGAGCGGATCGGACTGATCACGCGCGTGATCGCGGCTGAGAAGTTCAAGGACGAGATCGAGCAGTGCGCCGCGCAGCTGGCGGAGCTGCCGGCCGAGGCGGTGCGGCTGACCAAGCGGCTCTTCTATGAATCGGAGGGGAAGAGCTTCGCGGAGAGTCTCGCGGCCGGCGTCGCGGGGAACGCGGAGGCGCGCGCTACCGCCGCGTTCCGCGAAGGTGTGGCGCGGTTCTCCCGCAGGGGCAAAAAGCAGTAG
- a CDS encoding ATP-dependent DNA helicase RecQ, whose product MTSVAATRTRRTKRGAGPRTATDVLRDMFGYTEFRAGQLAAVESVLAGRDTLVVLPTGGGKSLAYQVPAMVLPGLTVVVSPLISLMKDQVDVLTQKGVGAAFLNSTLSLNDSLDRLARATTGDIKLLYVAPERLESERLVERLRSIGVSLLAVDEAHCVSQWGHDFRPSYLRLRAMREGLGSPPCIALTATATPHVRSDIITHLGLREPEVVITGFDRTNLSYAVQAVRRDKEKDQVLVNELLENQGTTVVYAPTRKAVDRITGVLTRADIGAAAYHAGLAGDRRRKVQDDFMSGRVRVIVATNAFGMGIDKPDVRLVIHYAMPGTLEAYYQEAGRAGRDGDHSDVLLLHAYQDRFTHEFFIKAAHPERRTIERVFGALLRATSGKGITADDPEALAAMAGTGIGARDVEAAIRVLTFAGAVGTVGASSSLVTVRLLATHARIKRELSEGAELEIGLLRALWTVARDNLYAGATIDLNGLPPGFGGAAGATPILETLAAKQFVAWERSGGGLALTGARNVKDLDVDWDGLDTRRRAEMAKLDMMQKYAQTRNCRRTFVLRYFGDKSAARIRNCRSCDNCL is encoded by the coding sequence ATGACAAGCGTTGCAGCAACCCGGACCCGCAGGACGAAAAGGGGCGCGGGTCCCCGCACGGCGACCGACGTACTGCGCGACATGTTCGGCTACACGGAGTTCCGCGCCGGACAACTTGCCGCGGTCGAGTCGGTGCTCGCGGGACGCGACACGCTGGTTGTGCTCCCCACGGGCGGCGGGAAGTCGCTGGCGTATCAGGTCCCGGCGATGGTGCTCCCGGGACTGACCGTCGTGGTCTCGCCGCTCATATCATTGATGAAGGACCAGGTGGACGTCCTCACGCAGAAGGGCGTGGGGGCGGCGTTCCTCAACAGCACGCTGTCGCTGAACGATTCGCTCGACCGGCTCGCGCGCGCGACCACGGGCGACATCAAGCTGCTGTACGTCGCGCCCGAGCGGCTGGAGTCGGAGCGTCTCGTCGAGCGGCTGCGGTCGATCGGCGTGTCGCTGCTGGCGGTGGACGAAGCGCACTGCGTGAGCCAGTGGGGCCACGATTTCCGGCCCAGCTATCTGCGGCTGCGCGCGATGCGCGAGGGGCTGGGCTCGCCGCCGTGCATCGCGCTGACCGCGACGGCCACGCCGCACGTGCGCAGCGACATCATCACGCACCTCGGCCTGCGCGAGCCGGAAGTCGTCATCACCGGCTTCGACAGGACCAACCTGTCGTACGCGGTGCAGGCCGTGCGGCGCGACAAGGAAAAGGACCAGGTGCTGGTGAACGAGCTGCTCGAGAACCAGGGCACGACCGTGGTGTACGCACCCACCCGCAAGGCGGTGGACCGGATCACGGGCGTTCTGACTCGCGCGGACATCGGCGCCGCGGCGTACCACGCCGGGCTCGCGGGCGACCGCCGGCGGAAGGTGCAGGACGATTTCATGAGCGGGAGAGTGCGCGTGATCGTCGCGACCAACGCGTTCGGAATGGGGATCGACAAGCCGGACGTGCGGCTCGTGATCCACTACGCGATGCCGGGAACTCTCGAGGCCTACTACCAGGAAGCCGGGCGCGCGGGACGCGACGGCGACCACTCCGACGTGCTGCTGCTGCACGCCTATCAGGACAGGTTCACGCACGAGTTCTTCATCAAGGCGGCGCACCCCGAGCGCCGGACGATCGAGCGCGTGTTCGGTGCGCTGCTCCGCGCGACCAGCGGTAAGGGGATCACCGCCGACGATCCCGAGGCGCTGGCGGCGATGGCCGGCACGGGGATCGGCGCGCGCGACGTCGAAGCGGCGATCCGGGTGCTCACTTTCGCCGGCGCGGTCGGAACCGTCGGGGCGTCGTCGTCGCTCGTGACCGTGCGGCTGCTGGCGACGCACGCGCGGATCAAGCGGGAGCTGAGCGAGGGGGCGGAGCTGGAGATCGGGCTGCTGCGCGCGCTGTGGACCGTGGCGCGGGACAACCTCTACGCCGGCGCGACGATCGACTTGAACGGACTTCCTCCGGGGTTCGGCGGGGCGGCGGGGGCGACGCCGATCCTCGAGACGCTGGCCGCGAAGCAGTTCGTCGCCTGGGAGCGGAGCGGCGGCGGGCTGGCTCTGACCGGGGCGCGGAACGTGAAGGATCTGGACGTGGACTGGGACGGGCTCGACACCCGGCGCCGCGCGGAGATGGCGAAGCTGGACATGATGCAAAAATACGCTCAAACCAGGAACTGTCGGCGGACGTTCGTGCTGCGCTATTTCGGGGACAAGTCCGCCGCGCGCATCAGAAATTGCAGGAGTTGCGATAACTGCTTGTAG
- a CDS encoding acyl-CoA dehydrogenase, giving the protein MDDALYFGEQHLTVRNMVREFAREEIAPTAAKYDESGEFPWDNVRKMIDLGLLGIPWPEELGGSGLDLLAYVSVIHEMAKVDASHAITISAHTTLGTSPIFHFGSGAQRERYVPLLAGGKVLAGFGLTEPSAGSDAGGTKTTAVKKDGRYVLNGSKVFITHGGVGEVFVVTAVTTPGIGTKGISSFIITKETCDRAKADAAGFGHDESLPNTPGFTSGKKEDKLGWRASDTRSLNFEDAEVPEENLLGEEGQGFLNFMQTLDAGRIGMAALALGIAEGAYEEALRYASERRQFGQPISNFQGVSFPLADMATEIEAGKHLVYHAAWLAEHKKPFTKQAAIAKLFCSELAMRTTIKAVQVHGGYGYTKDYPVERMMRDAKICEIGEGTSEVQRMVIARQILREIRD; this is encoded by the coding sequence ATGGATGACGCTCTTTATTTCGGCGAACAGCATCTCACCGTCCGCAACATGGTCCGCGAATTCGCCCGCGAGGAGATCGCGCCGACCGCCGCGAAGTACGACGAATCCGGCGAGTTCCCCTGGGACAACGTCCGCAAGATGATCGACCTCGGGCTCCTCGGGATTCCGTGGCCCGAAGAGTTGGGCGGTTCCGGCCTGGACCTGCTCGCCTACGTCAGCGTCATCCACGAGATGGCGAAGGTGGACGCGTCGCACGCGATCACCATCTCGGCGCACACCACGCTCGGCACCTCGCCGATCTTCCACTTCGGCAGCGGCGCGCAGCGCGAGCGGTATGTCCCGCTGCTGGCCGGCGGGAAAGTTCTCGCGGGGTTCGGGCTGACGGAGCCGAGCGCGGGGAGCGACGCGGGAGGAACGAAGACGACGGCCGTGAAGAAGGACGGGCGCTACGTCCTCAACGGCTCGAAGGTGTTCATCACGCACGGCGGCGTGGGCGAGGTTTTCGTCGTGACGGCGGTGACGACGCCCGGCATCGGCACGAAGGGGATCAGCTCCTTCATCATCACCAAGGAAACGTGCGACCGCGCGAAGGCGGACGCAGCCGGCTTCGGCCACGACGAATCACTGCCGAACACGCCGGGATTTACTTCCGGCAAGAAGGAGGACAAGCTGGGCTGGCGCGCGTCGGACACGCGGTCGCTCAACTTCGAGGACGCTGAAGTGCCGGAAGAGAACCTGCTCGGCGAGGAGGGGCAGGGCTTTCTCAACTTCATGCAGACGCTCGACGCCGGCCGGATCGGGATGGCGGCGCTGGCCCTCGGCATCGCCGAGGGCGCGTACGAGGAAGCGTTGCGCTACGCGTCGGAGCGGCGGCAGTTCGGGCAGCCCATATCCAACTTTCAGGGCGTCAGCTTTCCGCTGGCCGACATGGCGACGGAGATCGAGGCGGGCAAACACCTCGTGTATCACGCGGCGTGGCTGGCCGAGCACAAGAAGCCATTCACCAAGCAGGCCGCGATCGCGAAGCTGTTCTGTTCGGAGCTGGCGATGAGAACTACGATAAAGGCGGTCCAGGTCCACGGCGGATACGGGTACACGAAGGACTATCCGGTGGAGCGGATGATGCGGGATGCCAAGATCTGTGAGATCGGAGAGGGGACGTCGGAGGTTCAGCGGATGGTGATAGCGCGGCAGATTTTGCGGGAGATAAGAGATTGA
- a CDS encoding isoprenylcysteine carboxylmethyltransferase family protein: MSYQDLAKALRMPLGFVLGALYLAFAQPEPLPLAVGGSIALIGVLVRGWASGHIRKNEQLAITGPYAYTRNPLYFGSFLIAAGFAIAAHWSLLLLVIAFFVLVYAPKIEAERVNILGRFPTEYPNYARSVPAFFPRRTAWTLESGEDDRFSFDLYMKHGEWKAALVFVAALIWLGLRASQGL; encoded by the coding sequence ATGAGCTATCAGGATCTCGCCAAGGCGCTCCGAATGCCGCTCGGCTTCGTGCTGGGCGCGCTGTACCTCGCGTTCGCCCAGCCCGAGCCCTTACCGCTCGCGGTCGGCGGCTCCATCGCGCTCATCGGCGTGCTTGTCCGCGGCTGGGCGAGCGGTCACATCCGCAAGAACGAGCAGCTCGCCATCACCGGCCCGTACGCGTACACGCGGAACCCGCTGTACTTCGGCAGCTTCCTGATCGCGGCCGGGTTCGCGATCGCGGCGCACTGGTCGCTGCTGTTGCTGGTGATCGCGTTCTTCGTGCTGGTGTACGCGCCGAAGATCGAGGCCGAGCGGGTCAACATCCTGGGCCGGTTTCCGACGGAGTATCCGAACTACGCGCGGAGCGTCCCTGCCTTTTTCCCGCGGCGCACGGCCTGGACGCTGGAGAGCGGCGAGGACGACCGGTTCAGCTTCGACCTGTACATGAAGCACGGCGAGTGGAAGGCCGCGCTGGTCTTCGTGGCCGCGCTGATCTGGCTGGGGCTGAGGGCTTCCCAGGGCTTATAA